In Deinococcus planocerae, a single window of DNA contains:
- a CDS encoding SDR family NAD(P)-dependent oxidoreductase yields MPFLAGSLEETAEEVTTLGGQGVPVQCDHRDDAQTRAVVERIGEEHGSLDVLVNNVWGGYEGLHRWDERGQTWGAPFWEQPLALWNDMFEAGVRAHYVTTALAAPLLIAARGLVVNISFFAGQRHRGSENVPYLLAKNADDRMVEAFANHLRPHRVAAVSLYPGLVRTEGVLLAEGAFDLSNSESPQFLGRAVAHLAADPGVLDRTGQVLVAAELAGEYGFTDVDGKRPRSARPEFEAEGPGPETA; encoded by the coding sequence ATGCCCTTCCTGGCGGGCAGCCTGGAGGAGACGGCGGAGGAGGTGACGACGCTCGGCGGACAGGGCGTCCCCGTCCAGTGCGACCACCGCGACGACGCCCAGACCCGGGCGGTAGTCGAGCGGATTGGGGAAGAACACGGCTCCCTCGACGTGCTCGTGAACAACGTCTGGGGCGGCTACGAGGGCCTGCACCGCTGGGACGAGCGCGGGCAGACGTGGGGGGCCCCTTTTTGGGAGCAACCCCTCGCGCTCTGGAACGACATGTTCGAAGCGGGGGTGCGGGCGCACTACGTCACCACCGCGCTCGCCGCGCCCCTCCTGATCGCGGCCCGGGGGCTCGTCGTCAACATCAGCTTCTTCGCGGGGCAGCGGCACCGGGGCAGCGAGAACGTCCCCTACTTGCTCGCCAAGAACGCGGACGACCGGATGGTGGAGGCCTTCGCCAACCACCTGCGCCCCCACCGGGTCGCTGCCGTGTCGCTCTACCCCGGCCTCGTCCGCACCGAGGGCGTGCTGCTCGCCGAGGGGGCCTTCGACCTCTCCAACTCGGAGTCGCCGCAGTTCCTGGGCCGCGCCGTCGCCCACCTCGCCGCCGATCCTGGCGTCCTCGACCGCACGGGACAGGTGCTTGTCGCGGCGGAACTCGCGGGGGAGTACGGGTTCACGGATGTGGATGGCAAGCGGCCCCGGTCGGCCCGCCCGGAGTTCGAGGCGGAGGGACCGGGGCCGGAGACGGCGTGA
- a CDS encoding DUF554 domain-containing protein, with protein sequence MSLLAQLSGTLINVVAVLLGTILGLLLGGRLPERTQRTLLQTLGLVTLFIGLDMAGSLNRVTGGVVPGVILALVSLALGAVIGEALGIEEGLTRLGERLRRRFQGGGRFTEGFVAASLLFCVGPMTVVGGLQNGLTGDSSTYVLKSTLDGIASLALAGAYGIGVGFSVITVFLLQGGLSLAAGAFASGLLGGADPSVLKTNAYVLMVTGTGGLVIAGISWNLMLAGLGWEDRRVRVGSMLPALAVAPLALWVAGRLG encoded by the coding sequence ATGAGTCTCCTCGCGCAACTCTCGGGCACCCTGATCAACGTCGTCGCCGTCCTGCTGGGGACCATACTCGGCCTTCTGCTCGGCGGGCGGCTCCCCGAGCGCACCCAGCGGACCCTGCTGCAAACGCTCGGCCTCGTCACCCTCTTCATCGGGCTCGACATGGCGGGGAGCCTGAACCGGGTGACGGGCGGGGTCGTTCCCGGCGTGATCCTCGCGCTCGTCAGCCTCGCGCTGGGGGCCGTGATCGGCGAGGCGCTGGGCATCGAGGAGGGGCTGACCCGGCTGGGCGAGCGGCTGAGGCGGCGTTTTCAGGGCGGCGGGCGCTTCACGGAAGGGTTCGTCGCCGCCAGCCTCCTGTTCTGCGTCGGACCGATGACGGTGGTGGGCGGGCTCCAGAACGGCCTGACGGGGGACAGCAGCACCTACGTCCTCAAGAGTACGCTCGACGGCATCGCCTCGCTGGCCCTGGCGGGGGCGTACGGGATCGGGGTGGGCTTCAGCGTGATCACGGTGTTCCTGCTCCAGGGGGGGCTGAGCCTCGCGGCGGGGGCGTTTGCCTCCGGGCTCCTCGGCGGGGCGGACCCGAGTGTGCTCAAGACGAACGCCTACGTTCTGATGGTCACCGGCACGGGCGGGCTCGTGATCGCCGGGATCAGTTGGAACCTGATGCTCGCCGGGCTGGGCTGGGAGGACCGCCGGGTGCGGGTGGGCAGTATGCTCCCGGCCCTCGCCGTGGCGCCGCTCGCCCTGTGGGTGGCGGGGCGGCTGGGGTAG
- a CDS encoding leishmanolysin-related zinc metalloendopeptidase — MSRFTLSAAALTLTALLASCGSQPSEAGVGAPTAAQEGAALPGVAALPLDPYLSAGPLGEQATEAYNITLRFATGSDASVVSAMQAAASRWQGVITQGLPSVTANIPANACGSNAAFSGTIDDILVFTGNKSIDGPGGVLAQSGPCSIRSSSGLTTYSTLVFDTADLGQFSSQLADIAVHELGHSLGIGSLWRTFGLVSGVGTTNPVYSGANGVREYRAFGGTLSTVPVENQGGSGTAGAHWRETTFNNELMTGYLNSGVKNPLSRLSIGSLQDMGYAVNYAAADSYSLTTAQAVAEHLDLGSREQIVTPKYRSQ, encoded by the coding sequence ATGTCCCGATTCACCCTGAGCGCCGCCGCCCTGACGCTGACCGCCCTGCTTGCCTCGTGCGGGAGCCAACCCTCGGAGGCGGGGGTGGGGGCGCCGACCGCCGCGCAGGAGGGTGCCGCCTTGCCCGGCGTCGCCGCCCTGCCCCTCGACCCTTACCTGAGCGCCGGGCCGCTGGGCGAGCAGGCGACCGAGGCGTACAACATCACCCTGCGCTTTGCCACGGGGAGCGACGCGAGCGTGGTCAGCGCGATGCAGGCCGCCGCGAGCCGCTGGCAGGGCGTGATCACCCAGGGCCTGCCGAGCGTGACGGCGAACATCCCCGCGAACGCCTGCGGGAGCAACGCGGCCTTCTCGGGCACCATCGACGACATCCTCGTCTTCACGGGCAACAAGAGCATCGACGGCCCCGGCGGCGTCCTGGCCCAGAGCGGCCCGTGCTCTATCCGGTCGTCGAGCGGCCTGACGACCTACTCGACCCTGGTGTTCGACACCGCCGACCTCGGGCAGTTCAGCTCCCAGCTCGCCGACATCGCCGTGCACGAGCTCGGGCACTCGCTGGGGATCGGGAGCCTGTGGCGGACCTTCGGCCTCGTGAGCGGCGTCGGCACGACCAACCCGGTGTACTCGGGGGCGAACGGGGTGCGCGAGTACCGCGCCTTCGGCGGTACGCTGAGCACCGTGCCCGTCGAGAACCAGGGCGGTTCGGGCACGGCGGGCGCCCACTGGCGCGAGACCACCTTCAACAACGAACTCATGACGGGCTACCTCAACAGCGGCGTGAAAAACCCGCTCTCGCGCCTGAGCATCGGCTCCCTTCAGGACATGGGCTACGCGGTGAACTACGCCGCCGCCGACAGCTACAGCCTGACAACCGCACAGGCGGTGGCCGAGCACCTCGACCTCGGCTCGCGCGAGCAGATCGTCACGCCGAAATACCGCAGCCAGTAA
- a CDS encoding helix-turn-helix domain-containing protein produces the protein MTLTEQFQTLPKLLKVSEVADFTGTHERTVRRWIRDGRLGAVEHPSGLRVPRRSLWRFLGLDLGLSA, from the coding sequence TTGACGCTCACCGAACAGTTCCAGACGCTCCCGAAGCTCCTGAAAGTCAGCGAGGTCGCCGACTTCACAGGCACCCACGAACGCACCGTCCGCCGCTGGATTCGGGATGGCCGCCTCGGCGCGGTCGAACACCCCAGCGGCCTGCGCGTGCCCCGGCGCTCGCTGTGGCGCTTCCTGGGTCTGGACCTCGGCCTGAGCGCCTGA